A portion of the Granulosicoccus antarcticus IMCC3135 genome contains these proteins:
- a CDS encoding inorganic phosphate transporter, with translation MELEKIAEIEHATSTGRHELFRLGTALLFIVGIVLFVGSLTHGVNNMLVIAAMIGGYMALNIGANDVANNVGPAVGSNALTLTGAILIAVIFEAAGALIAGGDVVGTIKSGIINPDLIADTDTFIWVMTAALLAGALWLNLATVMGAPVSTTHSIVGGVLGAGIAAGGLGIADWGKVSQIVISWLISPLMGGIIAASFLYLIKRTIMYQEDRVAAAKRIVPLLIGFMAWAFGTYLVLKGLKKIWKTDLTGALLVGLAIGLIVLLISKVTVRRSAKTMDNSKEAIDKLFMVPLIFAAALLSFAHGANDVANAVGPLAAISEAISTGQFASEAHIPVWVMLIGACGIALGLALYGPKLIRTVGSEITELNQTRAYCIALSAAITVIIATHFGLPVSSTHIAVGAVFGVGFLREYIKSHYAGMVVEIEHHHQGADHEEIEAYLAQFEAAPLAQKGHMIRELKRNKGSIALTKKERRTLKKTYRHELVKRSALLKIAAAWVITVPVSGLLAAMLFFTIKGMML, from the coding sequence ATTGCTGAAATAGAACACGCAACCTCAACAGGGCGCCATGAGTTGTTCAGGTTGGGAACTGCACTGTTGTTCATCGTCGGCATCGTTCTGTTCGTCGGCTCTCTCACCCATGGCGTCAACAATATGTTGGTCATTGCCGCCATGATAGGCGGCTATATGGCACTGAACATTGGTGCCAATGACGTTGCAAACAATGTCGGTCCTGCCGTTGGCTCCAATGCCCTTACCTTGACTGGTGCAATTCTGATTGCCGTCATATTCGAAGCTGCAGGCGCACTGATCGCCGGGGGTGATGTCGTTGGCACGATAAAAAGCGGCATCATCAACCCTGATCTGATTGCCGATACCGATACCTTCATCTGGGTCATGACGGCGGCTCTGCTGGCCGGCGCTCTGTGGCTGAATCTGGCGACGGTGATGGGAGCCCCGGTCTCCACGACGCACTCCATCGTAGGAGGTGTTCTGGGTGCCGGTATTGCGGCTGGTGGACTCGGAATAGCCGATTGGGGCAAGGTCAGTCAGATTGTTATCAGCTGGCTGATTTCGCCACTCATGGGGGGAATCATCGCTGCCTCATTCCTGTATCTGATAAAACGAACCATCATGTACCAGGAAGATCGCGTCGCTGCCGCAAAGCGCATTGTGCCTCTGCTGATAGGCTTCATGGCATGGGCCTTTGGAACCTATCTTGTTCTCAAGGGGTTGAAGAAAATCTGGAAGACCGACTTGACCGGTGCCCTGCTTGTTGGTCTGGCGATCGGCCTTATTGTTCTCCTCATCAGCAAGGTTACTGTACGACGTTCAGCCAAGACCATGGACAATAGCAAAGAGGCGATAGACAAACTATTCATGGTACCTCTGATTTTTGCTGCAGCGCTGCTCAGTTTTGCTCATGGCGCCAACGATGTTGCGAACGCAGTCGGTCCTCTGGCAGCCATCAGTGAGGCGATCAGTACCGGGCAATTCGCCAGCGAGGCGCACATTCCTGTCTGGGTGATGCTCATCGGTGCTTGCGGTATTGCTCTGGGCCTGGCCTTGTATGGACCGAAACTGATTCGCACCGTGGGCTCTGAAATCACGGAGCTCAATCAGACGCGGGCCTATTGCATCGCACTGAGCGCGGCGATAACGGTTATTATCGCCACACATTTCGGATTGCCCGTCAGCTCGACGCATATTGCGGTAGGCGCAGTGTTCGGCGTTGGTTTTCTACGCGAATATATCAAGTCTCACTATGCCGGTATGGTGGTCGAAATCGAACACCATCATCAGGGCGCTGATCATGAGGAAATAGAAGCTTATCTGGCGCAATTCGAAGCCGCTCCTCTGGCACAGAAAGGGCACATGATTCGGGAGCTCAAACGTAACAAAGGCTCTATCGCACTGACTAAGAAAGAACGACGAACTCTCAAGAAAACCTACCGACATGAGCTGGTCAAGCGCTCGGCTTTGCTCAAGATAGCAGCGGCCTGGGTCATTACCGTCCCCGTATCCGGCCTCCTTGCAGCCATGCTCTTCTTCACTATCAAGGGCATGATGCTTTAA
- a CDS encoding Gfo/Idh/MocA family oxidoreductase — protein MDDHAQCLCRFASGVMGHLYFSDVSTGRKMGYAYEISGSKGAIRFDQEDQNALWLYKMEGPESERGFRKILTNPDHPDYVNFCLGPGHGTGYQDQLIIEARDFLAAIHAGQSRWPTFRDGMEVNRAIDAVWASVEGSRWVDV, from the coding sequence ATTGATGATCATGCGCAATGCCTGTGTCGTTTTGCATCAGGGGTTATGGGACATCTGTATTTCAGTGATGTCTCCACGGGGCGCAAGATGGGTTATGCCTATGAAATCAGTGGCAGTAAGGGGGCTATTCGTTTTGATCAGGAAGATCAGAATGCCTTGTGGTTGTACAAAATGGAAGGTCCGGAGAGTGAGCGTGGTTTTCGCAAGATTCTGACTAATCCTGATCATCCGGATTACGTGAATTTCTGCCTGGGACCGGGGCATGGTACCGGCTATCAGGACCAGTTGATCATCGAGGCGCGTGACTTTCTGGCAGCCATCCATGCCGGGCAATCGCGTTGGCCGACATTTCGTGATGGCATGGAGGTGAATCGTGCCATTGATGCGGTTTGGGCATCAGTGGAAGGTTCGCGCTGGGTTGATGTGTAG
- a CDS encoding S-(hydroxymethyl)glutathione dehydrogenase/class III alcohol dehydrogenase, whose translation MKTRAAVAFEAGKPLEIVEVDLEGPRAGEVLVEIKATGLCHTDEFTRSGADPEGAFPAILGHEGAGVVLEVGPGVTSLVPGDHVIPLYTAECRECEYCLNPKTNLCQKVRTTQGQGVMPDGTSRFSYKGKPILHYMGCSTFSNYTVLPEISLAKVRKDAPFDKICYIGCGVTTGIGAVMFTAKVEPNSTAVVFGLGGIGLNVIQGLRMVGARQIIGVDMNPAKEAVGRKFGMTDFVNPKDHADLVGHLVELTGGGADYSFECIGNVDVMRQALECCHKGWGESIIIGVAGAGKEITTRPFQLVTGRSWRGTAFGGARGRTDVPKIVDMYMEGRIDIDSLITSTMPLEDINKGFEMMHTGEGIRSVVLY comes from the coding sequence ATGAAAACACGCGCAGCAGTAGCTTTCGAAGCGGGCAAACCATTAGAGATTGTCGAGGTCGACCTGGAAGGACCAAGAGCGGGTGAAGTCCTGGTAGAAATCAAGGCAACCGGTCTTTGTCATACTGATGAATTTACCCGTTCAGGTGCAGATCCTGAAGGTGCATTCCCGGCAATTCTCGGCCATGAAGGCGCTGGCGTCGTGCTGGAAGTCGGCCCGGGCGTGACCAGTCTGGTACCTGGCGATCACGTCATTCCTCTGTATACCGCAGAATGTCGTGAGTGCGAATATTGCCTCAACCCAAAAACCAATCTGTGCCAGAAAGTGCGGACCACCCAGGGCCAGGGTGTCATGCCCGACGGCACCTCTCGTTTTTCATACAAGGGCAAGCCCATTCTGCACTACATGGGTTGCTCCACATTCTCCAACTACACGGTTCTGCCCGAGATCTCTCTGGCCAAGGTACGTAAAGACGCTCCATTCGACAAGATCTGCTACATCGGTTGTGGTGTCACCACAGGTATCGGCGCTGTCATGTTCACCGCCAAGGTCGAGCCTAACTCCACAGCTGTTGTTTTCGGCCTGGGCGGCATTGGTCTTAACGTTATCCAGGGTCTGCGCATGGTGGGTGCCCGACAGATCATCGGTGTCGACATGAACCCTGCCAAGGAAGCGGTGGGCCGCAAGTTCGGTATGACCGACTTCGTCAATCCGAAAGATCACGCTGATCTGGTCGGTCATCTGGTCGAATTGACAGGCGGCGGCGCTGATTATTCTTTCGAATGCATCGGCAATGTCGACGTCATGCGTCAAGCCCTCGAGTGCTGTCACAAGGGCTGGGGTGAAAGTATCATCATCGGCGTTGCAGGCGCTGGTAAAGAGATCACCACACGCCCCTTCCAACTGGTTACTGGCCGCTCCTGGCGCGGTACTGCCTTCGGTGGTGCACGAGGTCGAACTGATGTGCCAAAGATTGTGGATATGTATATGGAAGGTCGCATCGATATCGACAGCCTCATCACCAGCACCATGCCACTGGAAGATATCAACAAGGGCTTTGAGATGATGCACACCGGTGAAGGTATCCGGAGTGTGGTGCTGTACTGA
- the fghA gene encoding S-formylglutathione hydrolase codes for METISSWTSFGGKLSVHQHDSELCQCPMQFAVYTPPQVTAGSTEKVPVIWYLSGLTCNWSNVMEKSGLQRIAAKLGVMIIAPDTSPRGDDVPNDDAYDLGQGAGFYLSATQEPWSTHFHMDRYLVEELSALVFKEFAGDADRQGIMGHSMGGHGALTLHLKHPETFRSVSALSPIASPAQVPWGEKAFTTYLGDDRSQWSDYDATELVGKQPSKAHILVDTGDADPFLEEQLRPALFIDACQKAGQSLNYRIQPGYDHSYWFIASVIEDHLEHHAAILKG; via the coding sequence ATGGAAACAATTTCCAGCTGGACAAGTTTTGGCGGCAAGCTGTCTGTGCATCAGCACGACAGCGAACTGTGCCAATGCCCGATGCAATTTGCGGTGTACACACCACCGCAAGTAACGGCAGGCTCAACTGAGAAAGTTCCGGTTATCTGGTACCTCTCAGGCCTGACCTGCAACTGGTCTAACGTCATGGAAAAGTCAGGATTGCAACGTATCGCTGCGAAACTGGGCGTCATGATCATTGCACCTGACACCAGCCCGCGTGGCGACGATGTGCCTAACGATGATGCCTACGACCTGGGACAGGGAGCCGGTTTCTACCTGAGTGCGACACAAGAACCATGGTCAACCCACTTTCACATGGATCGCTATCTTGTCGAAGAGCTCTCAGCACTGGTGTTCAAGGAATTTGCTGGTGATGCCGATCGACAAGGCATCATGGGTCATTCCATGGGAGGCCACGGTGCTCTTACTCTGCATCTGAAGCACCCTGAGACCTTTCGCTCTGTATCTGCACTCTCCCCTATAGCATCCCCTGCGCAGGTACCCTGGGGCGAAAAGGCCTTCACCACCTATCTGGGTGATGATCGCAGTCAGTGGTCGGACTATGATGCAACTGAGCTGGTTGGCAAGCAGCCCAGCAAGGCTCACATTCTGGTTGATACCGGTGATGCGGATCCGTTCCTGGAAGAACAACTGCGACCTGCACTGTTCATCGACGCCTGCCAGAAGGCCGGTCAGTCGCTGAACTATCGCATTCAACCGGGTTACGATCATTCCTACTGGTTCATCGCCAGCGTGATCGAGGATCATCTGGAGCATCACGCAGCCATACTCAAAGGCTGA
- a CDS encoding protein adenylyltransferase SelO — MPSTPDSVNIPFDNSYSALAPEFHQHLNPTPVSHPELIIVNDELAAQLGIEASELRSEAGISLLAGNSVHPDSTPIAMAYAGHQFGNWVPQLGDGRALLLGEVIDTQGVRRDIQLKGAGRTPYSRGGDGRNWIGPVLREYVVSEAMAALGVPTTRALAAVTTGDHVMREQGALPGAILTRVARSHIRVGTFQYFAARQNQTAIEQLIQHVIARHYPEAAQAENPTLALLDAVIEAQASLVSHWQSIGFIHGVMNTDNSSISGDTIDYGPCAFMDTYSADKVFSSIDRGARYAYQNQPRITQWNLVNFAQCLLSLLHEDQEEAVKLAQASINRFDEYFVAYYLQRMRAKLGLTTEQDDDLALISSLLTLMENNALDFTVTFRQLTHRSASDPFAPGGKLYDWHLRWQQRIDLQAEIIQDAQDTAQDTDEDQLNGKKPAIDPALLTAAHEAAIKLMEQSNPAIIPRNHQVEAVIAAALDNNDFAPFHTLLEAVTQPFDSAHENGIFAAPPAPEETVTQTFCGT; from the coding sequence ATGCCGTCGACTCCCGACTCAGTGAACATCCCGTTTGACAACAGCTACTCAGCGTTGGCACCGGAGTTCCATCAACACCTGAACCCAACCCCCGTCAGCCACCCTGAGCTGATCATCGTCAATGATGAGCTCGCTGCACAGCTGGGAATCGAAGCCAGTGAGTTACGCAGTGAGGCTGGCATCAGCCTGCTTGCCGGCAACTCGGTACACCCGGATTCCACCCCTATTGCCATGGCCTACGCTGGCCATCAGTTCGGCAATTGGGTGCCGCAACTGGGTGACGGTCGTGCCCTGCTGCTCGGAGAGGTGATTGACACACAGGGTGTTCGTCGCGATATACAGCTCAAGGGCGCTGGGCGCACACCCTACTCTCGCGGCGGTGATGGACGCAACTGGATAGGTCCGGTCTTGCGTGAATACGTCGTCAGCGAGGCCATGGCGGCTCTGGGCGTCCCCACCACCCGGGCATTGGCGGCTGTGACCACTGGCGATCACGTTATGCGCGAACAGGGTGCCTTGCCTGGTGCGATTCTCACACGAGTTGCCAGGAGCCATATTCGCGTCGGCACCTTTCAGTATTTTGCTGCCCGACAAAACCAGACAGCTATCGAGCAATTGATTCAGCACGTCATTGCCCGTCATTACCCTGAAGCGGCACAGGCTGAGAATCCAACCCTGGCGCTACTGGATGCCGTTATCGAAGCACAGGCCTCACTGGTGTCTCACTGGCAATCCATCGGATTCATACACGGTGTCATGAATACCGATAACTCATCGATCAGTGGTGACACTATCGATTATGGCCCCTGTGCGTTCATGGACACCTATTCTGCAGACAAGGTCTTCAGTTCAATTGATCGTGGCGCACGCTACGCCTATCAGAATCAACCACGCATCACGCAGTGGAATCTGGTGAATTTTGCGCAATGCCTATTGTCACTGCTGCACGAAGACCAGGAAGAAGCGGTGAAACTGGCGCAAGCATCCATCAACCGCTTTGATGAGTACTTCGTTGCTTATTACCTGCAGCGTATGCGAGCCAAGCTGGGCCTGACCACCGAGCAAGATGATGACCTGGCACTGATCAGCAGCCTGCTGACTCTGATGGAAAACAATGCTCTGGATTTCACGGTTACCTTCCGACAACTGACACATCGTTCAGCAAGTGACCCGTTTGCGCCTGGCGGCAAACTGTACGACTGGCATCTGCGCTGGCAACAACGAATCGACTTGCAGGCGGAAATTATTCAGGATGCTCAGGACACTGCCCAGGACACTGACGAAGATCAGCTCAACGGTAAAAAGCCGGCCATTGACCCCGCCCTGCTCACCGCGGCCCACGAGGCGGCAATCAAACTCATGGAGCAAAGCAACCCGGCCATCATTCCGCGCAATCATCAGGTTGAAGCCGTCATTGCGGCCGCACTCGATAACAATGATTTCGCCCCGTTCCATACCCTGCTTGAGGCTGTCACCCAGCCTTTCGACAGTGCCCATGAAAACGGGATTTTTGCAGCGCCGCCAGCTCCCGAAGAGACCGTCACTCAGACATTTTGCGGAACCTGA
- a CDS encoding S-methyl-5'-thioinosine phosphorylase has product MTTLAIIGGTGLTRMDGLTVTRREMVKTPYGAPSCPIVFGELGGREVAFMARHGVTHRIPPHRVNYCANIWALNSVGIEQIIAVGAVGGIHKDCTVGSIVIPHQIIDYTSARENTFFDGGDDPVEHIDFSYPYNEQLRQALIDGAKSSPGITLVDSGVYGVTQGPRLETAAEIVRMANDGCTIVGMTGMPEAALAAELGIAYACCGVVVNAAAGIDNKPIDTTALPAAIQAAMKNACKVLNTTLRDGTLMAG; this is encoded by the coding sequence ATGACGACTCTGGCAATAATCGGTGGTACCGGTCTGACACGCATGGATGGGCTGACCGTCACCCGACGGGAAATGGTCAAGACACCCTATGGCGCACCGTCCTGCCCGATTGTCTTTGGTGAGCTGGGAGGGCGCGAAGTAGCCTTTATGGCACGCCACGGCGTTACCCACCGTATTCCACCTCATCGCGTCAATTACTGCGCCAATATCTGGGCGCTGAACAGTGTCGGTATCGAGCAGATCATTGCTGTGGGGGCTGTCGGCGGAATTCACAAAGACTGTACGGTCGGCTCGATTGTGATCCCGCACCAGATCATCGATTACACCAGCGCGCGCGAGAATACCTTTTTCGATGGCGGCGATGATCCGGTCGAGCATATCGACTTCAGCTACCCCTACAACGAGCAGCTGCGACAGGCTCTGATTGATGGCGCCAAGTCAAGTCCGGGTATCACACTGGTAGACAGCGGTGTTTATGGTGTGACCCAGGGGCCACGACTGGAGACGGCTGCTGAAATTGTCCGCATGGCCAATGACGGCTGTACCATCGTCGGCATGACCGGTATGCCAGAAGCGGCGCTGGCTGCCGAACTGGGCATTGCCTATGCTTGTTGTGGTGTGGTGGTCAATGCGGCCGCCGGTATCGATAACAAACCTATCGATACAACGGCCTTACCCGCGGCCATTCAGGCAGCCATGAAGAATGCCTGCAAGGTCCTCAACACGACCTTGCGCGATGGAACGTTGATGGCTGGGTAA
- the ispF gene encoding 2-C-methyl-D-erythritol 2,4-cyclodiphosphate synthase, which produces MRIGSGFDVHAFMEGDHLMLGGVRIDFEKAFRAHSDGDVLLHAISDALLGAAGLGDIGRHFPDTDAAYKGADSRDLLRQVVAQLSERGLQCTSLDATIIAQRPKMSPHIATICQILAADLQMELSRINVKATTTEQLGFCGREEGIAAMASVLLSESGELTQGSV; this is translated from the coding sequence ATGAGAATCGGCAGTGGATTCGACGTACATGCCTTCATGGAAGGCGATCACCTGATGCTGGGTGGTGTACGGATCGACTTTGAAAAGGCATTTCGAGCCCATTCTGATGGTGATGTCTTGCTGCATGCCATCAGCGATGCCTTGCTGGGTGCTGCCGGGCTGGGTGACATTGGACGACATTTTCCGGATACTGACGCCGCCTATAAGGGGGCAGACAGTCGTGATTTGCTGCGCCAGGTGGTTGCACAATTGAGTGAAAGGGGATTGCAGTGCACCAGTCTGGATGCCACGATCATTGCCCAGAGACCGAAGATGAGCCCACATATTGCAACCATCTGTCAGATACTGGCCGCTGATTTGCAGATGGAGCTGTCTCGTATAAACGTCAAGGCTACAACCACCGAGCAGCTGGGTTTTTGTGGGCGTGAAGAAGGTATTGCGGCAATGGCCTCAGTGCTGTTATCCGAATCTGGTGAGCTAACTCAAGGATCTGTGTAA
- the ispD gene encoding 2-C-methyl-D-erythritol 4-phosphate cytidylyltransferase: MNDAMWIIVPAAGRGERMGSDIPKQYVMLGEQCMLQHTLSRLLPVPDVDGIVVTLSENDDHWPMVEAGADERVHTTIGGATRADSVLAGLRYVLDRAAPSSWVLVHDAARPLVSLSDIRRLVDTVYNSGAIGGILATPVQDTLKSADEYCCIECTVSRNQLWQAQTPQMFRAGELLEALETSRHGEVSGIPVTDESSAMENLGHEPQLVEALQPNLKVTRPADLLVARLLLTHFADQT; this comes from the coding sequence ATGAACGATGCCATGTGGATCATCGTGCCTGCGGCTGGCCGCGGCGAGCGGATGGGCAGCGATATTCCCAAGCAGTACGTCATGCTTGGCGAGCAATGCATGTTGCAACATACATTGTCACGCTTGCTACCTGTACCGGATGTAGACGGTATCGTTGTCACTCTGTCAGAGAATGACGATCACTGGCCAATGGTGGAAGCAGGCGCTGACGAGCGGGTTCATACAACCATCGGTGGTGCTACACGGGCAGACTCGGTACTGGCAGGACTGCGCTATGTGCTTGACAGGGCGGCTCCATCCTCCTGGGTTCTGGTGCACGATGCAGCGCGACCACTGGTGAGTCTGTCAGATATCAGACGGCTTGTTGATACGGTTTATAACAGCGGCGCGATAGGCGGTATTCTTGCCACGCCAGTGCAGGACACCCTCAAGAGCGCCGATGAGTATTGCTGTATCGAGTGTACAGTCAGTCGCAACCAGCTCTGGCAGGCCCAGACGCCGCAGATGTTTCGTGCCGGTGAGCTACTTGAGGCATTGGAAACGAGTCGTCACGGCGAGGTGTCTGGCATACCTGTTACCGATGAGTCCTCGGCCATGGAAAACCTGGGTCATGAACCGCAGCTGGTCGAAGCTTTACAACCGAACCTGAAAGTGACGCGACCAGCCGATTTGCTGGTTGCCCGACTTCTACTTACACATTTTGCGGATCAGACATGA
- the ftsB gene encoding cell division protein FtsB produces MKVLIGVLVALLLALQYRLWFGDGSIQEVWRLREEALVSRQEVVRLNIRNQALAAEVADLKSGLDAIEERARAELGMIGEGETFYQFVREQSVRARPLIPPAESAPTVTTP; encoded by the coding sequence ATGAAGGTGTTGATCGGGGTGTTGGTGGCATTGCTGCTGGCATTGCAATACCGGCTCTGGTTCGGTGATGGCAGTATTCAAGAGGTGTGGCGTCTCAGGGAAGAGGCGCTTGTCAGCCGTCAGGAAGTTGTGCGTCTGAATATTCGCAATCAAGCGCTGGCGGCCGAAGTGGCCGATCTTAAAAGTGGGCTTGATGCTATCGAAGAACGGGCACGTGCCGAGCTGGGCATGATCGGCGAAGGCGAGACGTTCTACCAGTTTGTGCGCGAACAGAGTGTGCGTGCCAGGCCTCTGATTCCCCCTGCTGAGAGTGCACCGACAGTGACGACACCATGA
- the eno gene encoding phosphopyruvate hydratase, with amino-acid sequence MTSKITELHAREIMDSRGNPTIEADIVLASGARGRAAVPSGASTGTREALELRDGDKSRYGGKGVLKAVEHVNGVIRDAVMGHDVTDQAGIDKIMLELDGSENKDKLGANALLAVSMASAHAAAADSGQMLFEYLGGKEAVNLPVPMMNIINGGSHADNSVDLQEFMIMPVGASSFREALRCGAEIFHSLRGVLHDRGMNTSVGDEGGFAPNLSSNEEAIETILVAIEKAGYEAGKDVYLALDVASSEFYKNGIYNLASEEREFDAAGFVDYLADWVDRYPIISIEDGLDEGDWAGWKIMSERLNDTIQLVGDDLFVTNPKILARGIEENIANSILIKVNQIGTLSETLETIRMAHKAGYTTVTSHRSGETEDTTIADLSVATNAKQIKTGSLSRSDRVAKYNQLLRIEEYLGDRAVYPGAAAFNQTL; translated from the coding sequence ATGACATCCAAAATAACTGAGTTGCATGCTCGCGAAATCATGGACTCGCGCGGTAATCCGACGATTGAAGCCGATATCGTTCTGGCTTCCGGTGCCAGAGGCCGTGCTGCCGTACCTTCCGGTGCATCCACGGGAACCCGCGAAGCACTGGAGCTGCGTGATGGCGACAAGTCGCGCTATGGTGGCAAGGGTGTGCTCAAAGCGGTTGAGCATGTCAATGGTGTGATTCGTGATGCGGTCATGGGCCACGATGTCACCGATCAGGCTGGCATAGACAAGATCATGCTGGAGCTCGATGGCTCCGAGAACAAGGACAAGCTGGGTGCCAACGCCTTGCTGGCTGTTTCCATGGCCAGTGCGCATGCCGCAGCAGCTGACTCTGGGCAGATGTTGTTTGAATACCTGGGTGGCAAAGAGGCGGTCAACCTGCCCGTGCCAATGATGAATATCATCAATGGCGGCTCGCATGCTGACAACAGTGTTGATCTGCAGGAATTCATGATCATGCCGGTCGGTGCATCATCTTTTCGTGAAGCGCTGCGTTGTGGTGCTGAGATATTTCATTCCCTGCGTGGCGTATTGCACGATCGTGGCATGAATACCAGTGTCGGTGATGAGGGTGGATTTGCCCCCAATCTGTCCTCCAATGAAGAAGCCATCGAGACTATCCTGGTCGCCATCGAGAAGGCCGGTTACGAGGCAGGCAAGGATGTCTATCTGGCACTGGATGTGGCCAGCTCGGAATTCTACAAGAACGGCATCTACAACCTGGCATCAGAAGAGCGTGAGTTCGATGCGGCAGGCTTTGTCGACTACCTGGCTGACTGGGTAGATCGCTATCCGATCATCTCTATCGAGGACGGACTGGACGAAGGCGATTGGGCGGGTTGGAAAATCATGTCTGAACGTTTGAATGACACCATTCAGCTGGTCGGAGACGATCTGTTCGTCACCAACCCGAAGATTCTGGCACGTGGTATCGAAGAGAACATTGCCAACTCCATACTGATCAAGGTCAACCAGATCGGCACGTTGTCCGAGACACTGGAAACCATTCGTATGGCTCACAAGGCGGGTTATACGACAGTAACTTCGCATCGCTCTGGCGAAACCGAAGACACCACTATTGCAGACCTTTCAGTAGCGACGAACGCCAAACAGATCAAGACAGGTTCACTGTCTCGTTCTGATCGCGTTGCCAAGTACAACCAGCTGCTGCGCATCGAAGAATATCTGGGTGATCGTGCCGTCTATCCAGGTGCTGCTGCGTTCAACCAGACTCTGTAG
- the kdsA gene encoding 3-deoxy-8-phosphooctulonate synthase, which yields MQLCGFEVGLNKPMFLIAGPCAIESEDMAMSTAVTLKRMTAELGIPFIYKSSFDKANRSSQLSFRGPGIEEGLRILAKVRDEVGVPVLTDVHEDTPIDEVADVVDVLQTPAFLCRQTNFIERVARAGKPVNIKKGQFLAPADMQHVVAKAHAVGNQQIMVCERGASFGYNNLVSDMRGLAIMRSTGCPVVFDATHSVQLPGGQGSSSGGQREFVPVLARAAVAAGVSGLFMETHPNPAKALSDGPNAWPLDQLQSLLETLMRLDSTIKAGELAETPYLS from the coding sequence ATGCAGCTCTGTGGTTTCGAAGTTGGCTTGAATAAACCGATGTTTCTGATTGCAGGTCCGTGTGCAATCGAATCCGAGGACATGGCCATGAGCACCGCCGTCACGCTCAAGCGTATGACGGCGGAGCTGGGTATTCCGTTCATCTACAAGTCCTCGTTTGATAAGGCCAATCGTTCCTCGCAGCTCAGCTTCAGGGGCCCGGGCATCGAGGAAGGCCTGCGCATTCTGGCCAAGGTCCGGGATGAGGTCGGTGTGCCAGTGCTGACCGATGTGCATGAAGACACCCCCATTGACGAAGTCGCCGATGTGGTGGACGTGCTACAAACACCGGCTTTTTTGTGCCGGCAGACCAATTTTATCGAACGGGTTGCGCGCGCCGGCAAGCCTGTCAACATCAAGAAAGGTCAGTTTCTGGCCCCTGCAGACATGCAGCACGTCGTTGCGAAGGCTCATGCGGTCGGTAACCAGCAGATCATGGTGTGCGAACGTGGAGCCTCCTTTGGTTACAACAACCTGGTATCCGACATGCGTGGCCTGGCCATCATGCGTAGTACTGGTTGTCCGGTCGTTTTTGATGCGACCCACTCGGTACAGTTGCCGGGTGGACAGGGCAGCAGCTCGGGAGGGCAACGCGAGTTCGTCCCTGTTCTGGCACGGGCAGCCGTTGCTGCCGGAGTTTCCGGTCTGTTCATGGAAACTCATCCGAACCCGGCCAAGGCGCTGAGCGACGGACCCAACGCCTGGCCTCTGGATCAGTTGCAATCACTGCTTGAAACATTGATGCGACTGGACAGTACAATCAAGGCAGGCGAACTGGCGGAAACGCCGTATCTGAGCTGA